The DNA segment AATTTGCGAAAATTCAGTCGCTTCGGTTTGAGCGGTACCAGTCATACCGGCTAGTTTTTTATACATTCTAAAGTAGTTTTGATATGTTGTATCTGCTAAAGTTTGGCTCTCCTCTTGGATTTTTACGCCCTCTTTTGCTTCAAGTGCCTGATGAAGCCCCTCGCTAAAACGGCGTCCTTCACTTAAGCGACCAGTAAATTCATCAACGATTACGACCTCGTGCCCTCTAACAACATAATGAACATCTTTTTCAAAAAGATTGTGAGCCTTTAGTGCTTGATCAAGATGATGACTTAAAATTGCATTTTCAAGGTTATATAAATTTTCAACCCCAAAGAGCTCCTCGGCTTTGTTTATACCCTGTTCTGTAATAAGTATCGTTCTATTTTTCTCATCAACTACAAAATCCCCAGTTGGTTTTGAGTTTGGTACGGCTGGATCGGCTGCCTCGCCACGAGTAAGTTTTTTAGCAACCTCATTTGCCTTGACATATCCATCAAGTGTGCGATTTGTAGGACCTGAAATGATCAAAGGCGTTCTTGCTTCATCAATTAAAATACTATCAACCTCATCGACGATAACAAAGTTGTGCTTGCGTTGAACTTTATCGTTTAAGTCAAATTTCATATTATCGCGAAGATAATCAAAGCCAAATTCCGAGTTTGTGCCGTAAGTTATATCGGCGTTGTAGGCCTCTTTTCGTGCGTCATCATCGTGTTGTCCGCTTAAAATTACACCAACGCTAAGCCCTAAAAAATTATAAAGTTCGCCCATTTGCGTGGCGTCGCGTTTAGCTAGGTAGTCATTAACTGTTACGACGTGCACACCTTTTCCACTCATCGCATTTAGTACAACTGGCAGGGTTGCAACTAGGGTTTTGCCCTCGCCCGTTTTCATCTCGGCTATCCTGCCGTCATTTAAAACCATACCGCCGATTAACTGCACGTCAAAATGACGCATTTTTAGCACCCTTTTTGAAGCCTCTCTAACGATAGCAAAGACTTCATTTAGCACCAGATTTTCACTCTTTCCAGCTCTTACTTCATCCCTTAATGCGTTAAAAGCGGACTTTAGCTCATCATCGCCCATATTCTCATATTGTTTTTCAAGCTCATTTATACCCTTAACTCGCTTGACATATTTTTTAAGCTCTCTATCGTTTTGAGTGCCAAAAATTTTACGAAATAACATACTAAACATTTATCACCTTTTTAATTTTTAAAGCTTTGATTTTATCATACTCTAACTATTTATTTAATTAAATTTAGCTAAAATAGCAAGTTTTTAAGGAGGGAAAAATTGAAAAAAATTCTACTAATTTTCGCTTTTTGTGTCGCATCTTTTGCCTCAGAACTTAACTTTAACACCATTGAGAGCGACTTTGCACAAGTTGTAAACAGCAAAGAAAGTAAGGTTACCTACACTGGTAAATTCTACGCTACAAGCGATAATAACGCACTTTGGATATATTATAGCCCAACACCAAAAAAAATATACTTTTCTGCAACGCACGTAGTTGTGGTAGAAGATGAGCTTGAACAAGCAGTTGTATCAAAACTAGAAAATACGCCAAATTTAGCTCAAATTCTAGCAAATGCAAAAAAAATCACACCGACGCTTTATAAGGCGGTTTATGACGACGTGGAGTATTTTATAAACACCAAAAACGGACTACCTCAAAGCATTGACTACCAAGATAAGCTGGATAATAAGATAAAAATCACGCTAAATAACACGATAAAAGATAAAAGCATCCCAGCAAATTTGCTAACTCCAAATGTCCCAAAAGGTTATGACATCATAACCCAGTAATCTACTCGCCAAAATCCTTGCCAAATTCTCCGATAGAGTTTAAATCTATCGGACGCTGGTTTATATCCTTTAGCTCCGGCGATATCACAATATCGTTTGATTTTTTACTATTTGTCTCTTTGTGGCTATCTGAGATAGTGCATAAATTTTTAGCCCTTATGGCGTTTATGATTTCGTCTATTTCGGGCTTTTCTACTACTTTTAGGCTGATTATTAAAACTTCATCTAAATTTACAGAGTGTTTTTTTACCGCATATTTTATAAATGCTTGTTTGAATTTCTCCTTGCCTACTGATGTTAAGAGATCTTCTGCATAAAAACTTCCAATTATAACATTTAAGGCATCTAGCACATAGGCCTCATTTTCGCTCACACTATCGCCTAAAATTTCAAGACTTACCCTTATCTTTTTTGTACTATTTTGAGATACTTTTGAATAAACATCAGCCTCAAAATCACTAATCCTAAACGCGTCTGCATAGCCAAAAATAGCCAAAATCAAAACCAAACATATCTTTTTCAAATGCTCTCCTTAATATTTTTAAACTCACTTTGCATATAAAATTTTCTAACCTCTTCATCAACCTTTACAACCCTTTGCAAATACCGATAAAAGTCCTGTGTCCTGCTATAAATTAGCTTTAAATTTGCAGGATCTATCGCACGAGAAAGTGCCACATAAAGCTGTCCATTAGCAAAAATTTGGTTTAAATCACAAGTTAAATTGCTAATACTCATACCTTGTGATTTATGTATAGTAAGTGCGTAAGAAAGTTTAAATGGAAACTGCAAGAAACTAGCTAAAACACGCTCACTAAGTCCATTTTCATCAGATATTGGCTCACTTAGTTTAAAATTATTCCTTTCGACTTCGCAAATTTCGCCATTTTCTTTTCTAATAATCACACTACTTATCTCTGCACCGTCACGCACAACCTGCATAACCTCACCCTGCTCACCGTTATAATACTCGCCCCATTTATTTGTAATAAAAATAACCCTAGCCCCAAGCTTGATGATAAGCTCTTCTGAGACATTTAGAGACGCCTTAAAGCTCTCAAGCCGTTTTGGATTTAACCCCTCTTCAAATACGCTTATCTGTGCTTTTAGAGTTATGGCTGGGGATTTTATACGCTCAAGCATAAAGTTGTTTAACCTATCTACGCCGACATTTGTCCCAAAAAGCACACTGGTATTTTCGCTAGGCTCAAACTTAAAAACCAAAAGAGATTTTGTATACGAAGCAACCTCATCATCAATCACTCCAACTCTAAGCCTAGATAATATATCATAAAATTTTATATCCTGTGTGCGTTTTGAAATTTTAAGCTCGATATTTGTCAGGTTAAAATCTCGCCAAGCACTTGCGTTAAATGCGTAGCTAAAGTCAAAAAGTGCGTTTTGTTTTGTCTGCTTTTTAACTGGTGGAAGCTGGTAAAAATCTCCAACAAAAAGCAACCTACCGCTAAATTTTGAGTTTAAAAGTCTAAAGCGTATCATCTCAAGCAAATTTGCACTAACCATTGATATCTCATCAAGCACGATAAGATCAGCACTATCAAGCATAGTCTTAAGTCTTTTTAGCTTCTCGGTTTGCTTTTTATCATAAGCCAAAAGCTCGTTAAAATCACTACAAATTCCAAATTTAAAAAAGCTATGCACACTTACTCCACCGATATTAACCGCACTAATACCAGTCGAGCCTAAAACGATAACGTTTTTTAACTCACTTCTGTATCGCTTGATAATGGCTGATGTTAGATAGCTTTTACCCACACCGCCACCACCAGTTAAAAAGACATTTGAATGTTTTAAAATTTCTAAAATTTCTTCTAGCAATACATACCTTTTTTTGGCAAATTATAGCAAAAACACCGCTTATTTTAAGTCAAAAAAGATAAAATTAACCTTTTTAATTTTAAGGATTTATAATGAAAAAGAGTTTTCTTACAATATTTCTTGCGGTATTTTTTATATCTTGCTCAAGCACTGCTCCAGCGCCAAATGGCGACACGGCAAAGCAAAAAGATATACCCCCGTCTAAAATAACAATTGTAAACCTTGGAGAGCAAAGTGTGAATTTGTTGCCAAAAATAGATATAAACGAGCAATTTGACGCCTCTAAAATGCTATCAAAACGCTTTGCAAATTTTGATTTAAAACCAAGCAAAAAGGACGCAAAAAATGCATTTTGGGCACTTGATATATACAAATTTAAAAGCAACAAGCCATACTACGGCTCAAACCTTAAACCGCTAACAAAAGAGTGGTTTAAAAAACATCACGAAAACGCAAACGAAACCGCCTTTTTAACACTTAACGCAATAGGCGTAACAACGGCAAACACAGACTTAAGAAATCTGCCAACAAAAGAGCCAGTATTTTTTAACCCCCAAAATGCTGCAGAGGGCTATCCATTTGACTATCTTCAAAGCTCAACCCTAAGCGTTGGTTTCCCTATTTTCATCTCTCATCTATCAAAAGATGGGGCTTGGGCTATGGTAAGAGATGACGATGTTTGGGGCTGGGTAAGCGTAAATGACATAAAAATCATAAGCAAAAAAGAGGCAAACGAGTATCAAAACTCAAATTTCATCACAATCCTAGAAGATAAAACGCCAGTTTATGACGAAAATGGCTGGTTTTTATTTCACGCTAGAATCGGCTCGCTACTGCCTTTTAGTAGTGAAAGTGATTTAAATTTCACAGGGCAAATATACACTCAAAATGGCAAAAAAACGTATAAAATAGCTAAAGAAAAGTCTGCTAAATTTCCACTTGTAATGAATGAAAAAAGCTTAAAAACGATGATTTCAAGCCTTTTAAATGAACCATACGGCTGGGGTGGGATTAGTAACCTGCGCGACTGTTCGCTTCTTACAAAAGATCTACTTGGTAGTTTTGGTTTGTGGCTTCCAAGAAACTCAAAAGCTCAGTCAAATATCGGCGAAAAAATAAGCCTAGAAAATTTAACCAACGAGCAAAAAATTTCAGTAATAAAAGCTAAAGCAGTTCCGTATCTAACGCTACTTCATTCGCCAGGGCACATTATGATTTATGTTGGCGTAAAAGATGAAAATGTGCTTATCCTGCACGATGCGTGGGGCATTAAAACCAAAGATGACGGACGAGCGTTAATTGGACAAACAGCCATTACAACGCTATTTGTGGGCTCTGATGTAAAAAATGTCGAACCAAGCTCACTGCTAATATCAAAGATAAAGTCCATAAACATTTTAGGGCAAAGTGAAATTTTAAAAAAGATAGCAGATGAGCCTTGTAATGACACTGACGCTAAAGCAAAATATAACGCACTAGCCCCGTTAAACACGCCACTTAGCGACGCTGGGAGATGCCGGGATTATGAGTTTTTAAACAAAACCTACGGCTCTAGCCAAGCCCAAGTATCACAAAATTTAAAAGATGTCATTTGGCTTAAAGATTTTGGAGCAAAAAGACTAAAGTTTAATGCCAAAAATGGTGCTGCAGACGCACTACAAAAGGTTAGTGATGAGTTAAATGAACTTGCAAAAAAAGAGCCTGAAATTTTAAAATTTCTAAATGATAGTGGGACATTTAAATGGCGACACATAGCCAATACAAATCGCCTAAGTGCCCATAGCTACGGTATCGCTATCGATATAAATGTGAGTGATAGTAGCTACTGGCAATGGCACAAAGAGTATAAAAATACTCTACCAAAAGAGGTGGTTTATATATTTGAAAAGCACAAATTTATATGGGGCGGTCGCTGGAGGCACTTTGATACTATGCACTTTGAGTACCGCCCAGAGATATTTTAGTCTTTTTCAAAGTCCCAAACGACACGACCGCTTTTTATGGTTTTAACAGCCATACCTTTTAGCTTTTTGCCAATTAATGGGGAATTTATGGATTTTGACTTATTTAGTTTCTCATCATAAATATACTCCAAATTTGGATCAATTATCGCAATGTCGGCTAAAAATCCAGCTCTTATCTCGCCTTTGTTATCTAGCTTTAAAATTTTGGCTGGGTTTTTTGAGGTTAGAGCTACCATTTGTTCTAAGCTTATGACATTTTCATCAACCAATCTTAGCGTTAAAGGCACTAGCGTTTGAAGTCCGATGATACCAAATGGGGCTTTATCAAACTCTACGCACTTTTCGTCTGTGTGGTGTGGGGCGTGATCTGTTGCGATTACGTCAATTAGTCCGCTTTTTAAGGCCTCTCTAATCGCCTTAACATCGCTAATCTCGCGAAGTGGTGGCGACATTTTAAAATTTGTATCGTATGCGTTTGCTAAAATTTCATCATCACTAAACGTGAAGTGATGAGGCGTGGCTTCGCAGGTGATTTTTATGCCGTCATTTTTTGCCATTTGTATAATTTTTAGCGAATATGCCGAGCTTACGTGAGCGATATGCACGTGTCCGCCAGTAAGCTTTGCTAATAGCATATCACGACTTACTGAAATTTCCTCTTTTTCACGAGCCATACCTTTAAGCCCCAAAATCGCCGAAACCGCACCCTCGTGCATAACGCCCTGTCTGCAAAGTGAGCAGTCTTCTGAGTGGCTTATACAAAAACTGCCGTGCTGGGCTGAGTATTCAAGTGCCGCTCTCATCACAGCAGAGCTTGAAACAGGCAGTCCGTCATCACTAAACGCAACCGCTCCAGCTTCGCACATATCGCCCATTTCAACGATTTCGTTGCCATTTAGCGATTTTGTAATAGCTCCGATTGGCAAAAGATCAATTAACCCGCACTCTTTTGCCTTTTGTATCATCGCACGAGTAATACTAGCGTTATCATTTACTGGATTTGTGTTTGCCATAGGTAAGCAAGTAGTCACGCCACCAGCCACGGCAGCCTTTGAGCCACTGATAATATCATCTTTGTATTCAAGCCCGGGATCTCTAAAATGTACGTGCATATCAATAAGCCCCGGCATTACAAGCTTATTTGAAGCGTCAATCTCTAAATCAGCACTAAAATTTTCATTGCCAACAGCAATAATTTTGTCATTTTCAATTAAAACATTTGCCTTTATTGTGCCATCATAATTTACCACAACGCCGTTTTTAATTAAAACTTTCATCACTACTCCCTATTTTGTGCTAGTGTAGCAAGGATTGCCATACGCACGGCTACGCCGTTTTCTACCTGATTTAGTATCACGCTTTTTTCGCCGTCTGCTACGTCTGAGTTTAGCTCAACACCGCGGTTTATTGGCCCTGGATGAAGGATAATCGCATCTTTTTTAGCTAGATTGGCCCTAACCTTGTTTAAGCCAAAGAATTTTGAATACTCCCTGCTACTTGGGAATGCCACGTCGCCGTCAGCCCTTTCAAGCTGAATTCTAAGCATTATAATCACATCAACGCCCTCAACTGCCTCCTCCATAGTTTTTGCTATTTTACAATCAAAAACTTGTGCGTCTTTTGGCATCATCATCGCTGGAGCAAAAAGTCTAACATCAATGCCAAATTTTCTCATCGCCCAAATGTTTGAACGTGCCACGCGAGATCTTGCGATATCGCCGATGATTGCTACACTGGTGTTTTTATCAAGGCTTTTATTAAACTCGCAAAGTGTGAAAAGATCAAGCAGGGCTTGGCTAGGATGCTCATTTAAGCCATCTCCTGCATTTACAATACTTGCGTCCGTATTAGTCGCTGCAAGTTTAGCCGCTCCAGAGCTTGGGTGGCGAAGCACGATGATATCGGTTTTCATCGCTGACATATTATTTATGGTGTCAATTAGCGTTTCGCCTTTATTTACGCTTGAAGTTGAAGCACTAAAATTTACAGCGTCCGCGCCCAGTCTTTTTGCAGCTATCTCAAAGCTAGTTCTAGTGCGCGTTGAGTTTTCATAAAAGGCGTTTATCGTGGTCTTGCCACGTAAGTAATCGCACTTTTTTACACTTTGTAAATTTAACTCTTTAAACTCTTTTGCTCTGTCTAAAAAGTATAAGATTTCGCTAGTTTCAAGCTCTCTAAGCCCAAGCAAATCTTTTCGTTTATAGCTCATAACGCCCTACTTTCCAAGCACATTACAAGCTGCGGTGTAGCCTAAATCACAAGCTTTTTTAAACAAAGCCGCTGTCTTCTCCTCATCTTTTTTTCCATCTTTATTTAAGCCATAAGCGTGCATTTCAGCTAGTTTTGAACACGCCATAGCTTCGTTTTCATCGCACATTTTGCTAAAAATTTGCTCAGCCTGTGCGTAATCTTTTTTAACACCATCCCCATTAAAAAGCATTATAGCATTCATCGAGCACGCCTTTTTCACGCCCTCGCCACACGCCCTATTAAAGCTAGTGTAAGCGTTTAAATAATCCTTTGCCATAAACTGCTCTTGTGCCTTTTGGTAGTTTTCACTTGCAACTAAAGAGGCAAAAGCCAAACCTGCGATTAAAATTTTCTTCATTTTTTACTCCTTAAATAGTTTTGTGTGGTGTTTTTTCATATATTCAACAATCTCAATAACCTCATCAACGCCTTGAGAATTTGAGTTTTCTAGTGCGTCATCAATGCACTCTACATAAATTCCAGCCGCCTCTTCTAGCTTTGACTTTTTAACCCCAGCGTAATATAAAAGCCCTTCTAAAACTACGCTAAGCTCGTAGCTAAGCTCCTCAACACTTACATCATTTTCTCTCATACGCTCTCCTTTGTCTTTTTATCAATTAGTTCAACAACCTGCGATTTTATCGTATCATAATCGTAGCCGTCTTTAAAATTTGCAAACATACCGCCACTTGCATTTACGTGTCCGCCGCCACCGACTAAATTTTTAGCCATTAAGCTTACATCAACCTTGCCATTAGCCCTAAAACTCATCGTCTTTTTGTTTGTAATGTCTATAAAAAAGTCAAAATCAGGGTTTGCAACCAAAAAGTCATTGCCAATTACAGAAGTATTGCCGATATTGTAGGTTAAAATTCCACGAAATTCGTTGTATTTTATCTCAAATTTATCTGCGTTTTGGGTTAAAATTTTAACAACGTAGTTTGAGATTAGATTGCTTAGCGTATCATCAATATCTGCTTTAAAAAACTCCTTTTTTATGCCGTGAATCGCCATATCAAGCCCGATGTAGTCGTTTTTTTCATTAAAAAATTTACGTGCGTTTTTGAGCAGATGAAACATATAAAGTGAGTTTTGTTCCTCAAACATAGTTTTGTTTATATCCTTTGCATTTGCTATAAGTCCAAGGCAGACCTTGCCCATTTCAAAATACTTGCTATCTTTTAGCCAAATATCAACAGAATTTACAACATCAGCAAAAAGCGATAAACTCTCATCAGGTTTAAACATTTTTGAGAAAAAATCGTAGCAAATTTTAGTCGCACAACGGGAGCTATCTAGAAAATACCAGCTAAACTCACTAGCACACTCAGCACCGCTTTGGTGATGATCTAACAAGAATAATTTGGCATTTTTGTCCGCCAATTTAGTCTCAAAATCCGCACATTGCTCTTTTGTTAAATTAAGATCGGTTATTAAAATAAGAGCTTTTTCATCATCAAGCTGAGCTAAAATTTGATTAAATTTCTCATCAATCTCTCTGCCGTAGTTTGAGTTTAAATAAACGCCATTTTTAAGGTAAAATTTTGAGATATATTGGCAAGAGTATCCGTCTAAATCGGTGTGTGAAAGGTGAAAAAATTTCATAATTATCCTTGTTTTATAAATTTGGCACTTCAATGACGCCAACCGTTTCAAACGGCGTATTTGGCGAAATTTCAGCAAAACTTAGCACGACAATGTCAATGCTAAAATTAGCCACGATATCGGCTATAAATTTTCTTAAACTTGGCTCAACACAGATTATCATCGCGCCCATTTGACTAACTGGGCGTTTTTGTTTTTCTGCTCTTAAGGCGGCTACAATTGATGAAGTTTGAGCGACATTTATCATAAGATGATATGCTCCGTCTTTATACTGAACGGCGTCGATTAACTTTTGTTGAACGCTTGTTTCAAAGATATAAAAGCTAAGTTCGCCCTTTTCATCAATATAAAGCGAGGTTATAACCCTTGCAAGCGAGGCTCTAACGTGCTCAATAATCATATCTAAATTCTTGCTAACCTCGGCAATATCGCTAATTGCTTCTAAGATTGTAATTAAATCCTTAATAGGTATTGAGTTTTTAAGCAGAGCTTTAAGAACCTTTTGGATAAGTCCAACACTAGAAACACGCAATGTATCCTCAACTATGACTGGATACTCCGCCTTTAGCTTATCAAGTAAATTTTGAGTCTCTTGGCGAGTTAAAATTTCATATGAATTTTGCTTAACCATCTCGCTAATATGCGTAGATATCACACTAGCTGGATCAACTGTTGTGTAACCGCTTAAAATTGCGTCCTCTTTTATGCTCTGATCTATCCAAAGTGCGTCAAGTCCGAAAGCAGGCTCTTTTGTCGGAATTCCCTCGATATCTTCACTAACCAAACCGCTATCCATAGCTAGAATTTTATCGGCATAGATTTCGCCCTGACCGATGATTATGCCTTTTAACTTAAAGCGGTACTCGTTTGGTGGCAACTGAAGATTGTCGCGTATGCGAATTTGTGGCATTAAAAAGCCAAGCTGAGTGGCGATATTCCGGCGTATAGCTCGTATTCTCTCGGTTAGGTCATTTTCGGCTAATTTTATAAGTCCATAGCCTATCTCAAGCTCTAAAAATTCTGGTCTTAAGATGTCATTTATCTTTTTTTCTTCCTCTTTAGCTATCTCTTCTATGCTTTTTTTAACTGGCTTTGCGGCAGCTTGTTGCGCGCTTGTCGCTGTGCCACCAGCCACAGGAGAGGCACCACCTTTTGCTGATGTTTGTTTTGGCGAAATATCTAGCAAATTGCCGTCATTGCTTTGTTTTACTATATAGCCAAGACCCAAAAATATAAATGAGATAAATCCGAGCGAAAGTGTTGGCAAACCTGGCACTAATGCAAACATAAAAAGTATAAAACCAACTATAAATAAAATTTTATAATCGCCAATAAGCTGATTTACAGAACCCTCAGCAAAGTTATCGCCATCTTTACTGGCACGAGTTATTATAATAGCGGTCGCAGTCGATGTAATAAGTCCTGGAATTTGACTAACCAAGCCGTCACCTATCGTTAAAATCGTGTAATACTGGGCAGAAGTTGCCATATCTAATCCGTGCTGAAACGAACCAATCGCAAAGCCACCTAAAATATTTATGATAGTGATGATAATACCAGCAACAGCATCGCCTTTTATAAATTTTGACGAACCATCCATCGCTCCGTAAAAATTTGCTTCGCCAATAACTGCTTCACGGCGTTCTCTTGCGGTTTTTTCATCAATTAGTCCCGCATTTAAATCCGCGTCAATCGCCATTTGCTTTCCAGGCATAGAATCAAGTGTAAAACGTGCTTGAACCTCTGAAACACGCGTTGAACCCTTTGTAACAACCATAAAATTTATAAGCACCAAAATACAAAAAACGATGATACCTATAACGTAGTTTCCACCAACCACAAACTGCCCAAAGCTTGATATTATCTCACTTACAGCGTCAGGTCCATTGTGCCCCTCGCTTAAAATCATACGAGTTGTAGCTATGTTTAAAGATAGCCTAAATAGCGTGATTATAAGTATTAGCGTAGGGAAAGTGCTTAGGTCTGTTGGCTTTGGAACATAGATTGAAATTAAAACAATAAGCACCGAAATAGATATCGAAAGCGCCAAAAAAAAGTCCAAAATCGGACTAGGCAGTGGCACGATAATTATGGCAAGGATAGCAATTAGCACCGCTACTATGCTAAGCCCCTTAAATTTACTAAATTTATTTACATATTTAAGGGCGGGCAAAACTAGCGTGTTTATGTTATTTTTTGCCATTTTACTGCTTGTTTATTATGTCTTGTAGTCTAATATTCTCAAGCGTTTCGTCAACTTTTTGTTGCAAGTTGTTAAACATAGACCAAATTTGACAAGTTGCTGCCTTATTGCTAGGGCACTCATCGGCCGAACTTGAGCATTCAAAAACATTTGTAGGACGCTTCTCAACACTTTGAACTATGGCTTTTATACTGATATTTTTTGGATCATCACTAAGCGTAAAACCGCCATTTGCACCCTTAAATGATTTTAAAATTTTATCTTTTGCAAGGGATTGTAAAATTTTGGCCAAAAAGCTCTTTGAAATTTTTAACTCATTTGACATCGTATCAACGTCGATTGGTTCTTGTTTTTGAGAGATATAAATTAGCGATATTAAAGCATATTCACTAGCTTTTGTAAAAAGCACATCTAATCCTTGTCGTTTTATTTTGTCTGATATTTTAGTCAAAGTTTGCTAGATTTTTAATTAAATCTGTAATCTTTAAGGGTTAAAAATCCAACCATTGCGTTCATAATCGCAAACGACTTTGCCTGTTTTAGGTCATCTACGCTTAAATCGCTCTGGGTTAAAAAACCGCTATCAATTAGCCTAGCCCTTGTCGTGCCATAAAGCAACGGCGTTTTTGGTGTAAGCCAAATTTCATCTTTTAAAATCGCGATATTTGCAATGCTTGTGTCAGTTATTAGCCCATTTTTTACCATTAAAATTTCGCTTTTATCGCCCTTTGCTTTATCTATTTTACTTCTATCAAGATACTTTTTTTCGTAACTAAAATTTATATCAACCAAATAAAATTCCCTAAATTCACGCATAGTATAAGGAGTAATCTCAAAACTAACCAACCAGCCAAACTCATCATAAACGACTTTTAGCCTGTGTATGCCTTTTAAATTCGTGTCACTAAAGTCATTTAGGTTAAATTTTAGCTCCGATTTTATGGCTTTGTTTATACGTTTTAAATGATAATCGGTATGTTTTAAAAGTCCATTTTCTAGCCTTATAGTTTCAAAAAGGTAGGTAGATTTTTCGTTTAAGTTCGTCGTATTCATCGTATAAATCGCTTTCTAGTGTAATTCCGCCACCGCTAAAAAATTTAAATCCATTATCAGTTTGTTTTATAAATCTTATCAAAACATAACTCTTTAAAATTTTACCATCAAAATATATAAAAACGCCAGTGTAAAATCCCCTATTTTCCAGCTCAACCTCATCTATAATCTCGCACGTTCTAGCCTTTGGTGTGCCAGTAATGCTTCCAGCTGGCAAAATCGCGTCAAAAATATCGCCAAAGCCTAAATTTTCACGAAGCTTTCCGCTAATGTGTGAGCTTGTTTGGTATAAATTTTTAGCCCTTGAGACATATCTAAAACGTTCTACTTTAACTTCACTAGCAACGATAGAAAGGTCATTTCTCATCAAATCAACCATCATCATCTGCTCACTAATCTCTTTTTTGTTATTTAGCAAAATTTCCTTTGCATTTGGTATGTTTGCGTCGATTGTGCCTTTCATTGGAAAGGTGTGTATAAAGCCGTTTTCTATCATCACAAAAGGCTCTGGCGTAAAGCAAACAAAGTCATTTTCTTTATAAATGACAGCCTTTTCATTTGCGTGATCAAATATGTTTTTTAAACTCAAATTTAGCTTCAAATTTGAGCTAAAACAGAGATTTAAAAGATAGCTATGACCCAAAAATTGATAATTTCTAACCTTATTAAATCTATCTT comes from the Campylobacter mucosalis genome and includes:
- a CDS encoding DHH family phosphoesterase; amino-acid sequence: MKFFHLSHTDLDGYSCQYISKFYLKNGVYLNSNYGREIDEKFNQILAQLDDEKALILITDLNLTKEQCADFETKLADKNAKLFLLDHHQSGAECASEFSWYFLDSSRCATKICYDFFSKMFKPDESLSLFADVVNSVDIWLKDSKYFEMGKVCLGLIANAKDINKTMFEEQNSLYMFHLLKNARKFFNEKNDYIGLDMAIHGIKKEFFKADIDDTLSNLISNYVVKILTQNADKFEIKYNEFRGILTYNIGNTSVIGNDFLVANPDFDFFIDITNKKTMSFRANGKVDVSLMAKNLVGGGGHVNASGGMFANFKDGYDYDTIKSQVVELIDKKTKESV
- the flhA gene encoding flagellar biosynthesis protein FlhA; the protein is MAKNNINTLVLPALKYVNKFSKFKGLSIVAVLIAILAIIIVPLPSPILDFFLALSISISVLIVLISIYVPKPTDLSTFPTLILIITLFRLSLNIATTRMILSEGHNGPDAVSEIISSFGQFVVGGNYVIGIIVFCILVLINFMVVTKGSTRVSEVQARFTLDSMPGKQMAIDADLNAGLIDEKTARERREAVIGEANFYGAMDGSSKFIKGDAVAGIIITIINILGGFAIGSFQHGLDMATSAQYYTILTIGDGLVSQIPGLITSTATAIIITRASKDGDNFAEGSVNQLIGDYKILFIVGFILFMFALVPGLPTLSLGFISFIFLGLGYIVKQSNDGNLLDISPKQTSAKGGASPVAGGTATSAQQAAAKPVKKSIEEIAKEEEKKINDILRPEFLELEIGYGLIKLAENDLTERIRAIRRNIATQLGFLMPQIRIRDNLQLPPNEYRFKLKGIIIGQGEIYADKILAMDSGLVSEDIEGIPTKEPAFGLDALWIDQSIKEDAILSGYTTVDPASVISTHISEMVKQNSYEILTRQETQNLLDKLKAEYPVIVEDTLRVSSVGLIQKVLKALLKNSIPIKDLITILEAISDIAEVSKNLDMIIEHVRASLARVITSLYIDEKGELSFYIFETSVQQKLIDAVQYKDGAYHLMINVAQTSSIVAALRAEKQKRPVSQMGAMIICVEPSLRKFIADIVANFSIDIVVLSFAEISPNTPFETVGVIEVPNL
- a CDS encoding Rrf2 family transcriptional regulator, with amino-acid sequence MLFTKASEYALISLIYISQKQEPIDVDTMSNELKISKSFLAKILQSLAKDKILKSFKGANGGFTLSDDPKNISIKAIVQSVEKRPTNVFECSSSADECPSNKAATCQIWSMFNNLQQKVDETLENIRLQDIINKQ
- a CDS encoding aminotransferase class IV produces the protein MNTTNLNEKSTYLFETIRLENGLLKHTDYHLKRINKAIKSELKFNLNDFSDTNLKGIHRLKVVYDEFGWLVSFEITPYTMREFREFYLVDINFSYEKKYLDRSKIDKAKGDKSEILMVKNGLITDTSIANIAILKDEIWLTPKTPLLYGTTRARLIDSGFLTQSDLSVDDLKQAKSFAIMNAMVGFLTLKDYRFN
- a CDS encoding aminodeoxychorismate synthase component I; its protein translation is MFKKLLNSYKNQPFIALISYDKSDFIVSSPKEAHKYGLYFKFQTNKRQSSPKYELEKYPVDFEIYKDRFNKVRNYQFLGHSYLLNLCFSSNLKLNLSLKNIFDHANEKAVIYKENDFVCFTPEPFVMIENGFIHTFPMKGTIDANIPNAKEILLNNKKEISEQMMMVDLMRNDLSIVASEVKVERFRYVSRAKNLYQTSSHISGKLRENLGFGDIFDAILPAGSITGTPKARTCEIIDEVELENRGFYTGVFIYFDGKILKSYVLIRFIKQTDNGFKFFSGGGITLESDLYDEYDELKRKIYLPF